One Vespa crabro chromosome 1, iyVesCrab1.2, whole genome shotgun sequence genomic region harbors:
- the LOC124432641 gene encoding zinc finger protein 330 homolog, which yields MPKKKTGQRRKAEKQKLRQKEIRTAKEQIDIAKLPCNTVMECDKCNKKQKSRAFCYFCQHVQRLPMCAHCGKVKCMLKTGDCVIRHPGIFTTGLGMVGAICDHCEAWVCHGRRCLTTHACTCPLMDAICQECERGVWDHGGRIFRCSFCNCFLCEDDQFEHQASCQVLEAESFKCQSCNRLGQYSCLRCKTCYCEDHVRRKGFKYEKNKPIPCPKCGYETSQTKDLSMSTRSHKFGRQTQAGPYDSDEENSYNDYGTNDAECYGGSEYYIANDDEEDEDENENDDDEEEEQEDESSSEDEVKDSDKLTKEI from the exons atgccaaaaaaaaagacgggTCAGAGAAGAAAAGCTGAAAAGCAAAAAttaagacaaaaagaaattaggaCTGCTAAAGAACAAATAGACATAGCAAAGTTACCATGTAATACAGTAATG gaaTGTGATAAGTGcaataaaaaacagaaaagtcgtgctttttgttatttttgtcaaCATGTGCAACGCTTACCAATGTGTGCACATTGTGGCAAAGTAAAATGTATGTTAAAAACGGGAGATTGTGTTATAAGACATCCTGGTATATTCACTACAGGTCTGGGGATGGTA GGAGCTATATGTGATCATTGTGAAGCTTGGGTTTGTCATGGGAGACGTTGTTTAACTACTCATGCATGTACTTGTCCATTAATGGATGCTATTTGTCAAGAATGTGAAAGAGGAGTATGGGATCATGGTGGAAGAATATTCCGCTGTTCTTTCTGTAATTGTTTCCTTTGTGAAGATGATCAATTCGAACATCAAGCATCATGTCAAGTATTAGAAGCTGAAAGTTTCAAAT gCCAGTCTTGTAATCGTTTAGGACAATATTCATGTCTCAGATGTAAAACATGTTATTGCGAAGATCATGTGCGTAGAAAAGgatttaaatatgaaaagaataaaccTATACCTTGTCCCAAATGTGGGTATGAAACATCGCAAACTAAGGACCTTAGTATGTCTA caaGAAGTCATAAATTTGGTAGACAAACTCAGGCTGGACCATATGATTCCGACGAAGAAAATAGTTATAATGATTATG gtACTAATGATGCTGAATGTTATGGTGGTTCAGAATATTATATTGctaatgatgatgaagaagatgaagatgaaaatgaaaacgatgatgatgaagaagaggaacaAGAAGATGAATCTTCAAGTGAGGATGAAGTAAAGGATAGTGATAAACtgacgaaagaaatataa
- the LOC124432640 gene encoding polymerase delta-interacting protein 2 isoform X1: protein MELSRNFIVCNLRHFFLSSTKKSYVQQTRYIRLAEVGKLETPKLQGKYETGQLILHRVFGYRGVILFPWLARVYDRDIPNKKEENSDSNFNSVGKEVKGRTHTFYQVLIDQRDCPYIRAQTEAVTFLGNHESSRSLYAIPGLDYVAHEDILPYTTNEKTALQHELFDKFLTYDSNRDPCFIAQETLKAWQKKNHPWLELSDVHKETTENIRITVIPFYMGCRENQTTSVYWWRYCIRLENLGDLSVQLRERHWRIFSLSGTLETVRGRGVVGQEPVLSKTLPAFQYSSHVSLQAPSGHMWGTFRMEREDGYAFDCRIPPFSLESKTEETPIPDVES, encoded by the exons ATGGAGCTCTCACGAAATTTCATCGTTTGTAATTTAAGACACTTCTTCCTGAGTTCAACTAAAAAATCATATGTGCAACAAACAAGATACATTAG ATTAGCAGAAGTTGGAAAACTCGAAACTCCCAAGTTGCAAGGAAAATATGAAACGGGTCAGTTGATCTTGCATAGGGTTTTTGGTTACCGGGGAGTAATTCTATTTCCATGGCTAGCAAGAGTATACGATAGGGATAtaccaaataaaaaagaaga aaacagCGATAGTAACTTTAACAGTGTGGGtaaagaagtaaaaggaaGGACACACACATTTTATCAGGTTCTAATAGATCAAAGAGATTGTCCGTACATA CGTGCTCAAACAGAAGCAGTCACATTTTTGGGTAATCACGAGAGTAGCCGCAGTCTATATGCAATACCAGGACTAGATTATGTTGCCCATGAAGATATTTTGCCATATACTACAAATGAGAAAACTGCATTGCAACATGAACTTTTTGATAAGTTTTTAACTTATGATTCAAACAGAGATCCATGTTTTATTGCACAAGAGACATTGAAAGCATGGCAAAAAAAGAACCATCCATGGTTAGAATTGTCCGATGTTCATAAAGAAACAACAGAAAATATACGTATTACTGTGATACCATTTTATATGGGTTGTAGAGAAAATCAAACTACATCCGTTTATTGg TGGCGATATTGCATTCGTTTGGAAAATTTAGGAGATTTGAGTGTACAATTAAGAGAAAGACATTGGAGAATATTTAGTCTTTCAGGTACATTAGAAACTGTCAGAGGAAGAGGAGTTGTAGGGCAAGAGCCTGTACTATCTAAAACCTTGCCCGCATTTCAATATAGTAGTCATGTCAGTTTGCAAGCTCCAAGTGGTCATATGTG GGGAACATTTAGAATGGAGAGAGAAGATGGATATGCATTCGATTGTAGGATACCACCTTTTTCGTTAGAATCGAAAACAGAAGAGACCCCCATACCAGATGTGGAATcatga
- the LOC124432640 gene encoding polymerase delta-interacting protein 2 isoform X2 translates to MELSRNFIVCNLRHFFLSSTKKSYVQQTRYIRLAEVGKLETPKLQGKYETGQLILHRVFGYRGVILFPWLARVYDRDIPNKKEDDSNFNSVGKEVKGRTHTFYQVLIDQRDCPYIRAQTEAVTFLGNHESSRSLYAIPGLDYVAHEDILPYTTNEKTALQHELFDKFLTYDSNRDPCFIAQETLKAWQKKNHPWLELSDVHKETTENIRITVIPFYMGCRENQTTSVYWWRYCIRLENLGDLSVQLRERHWRIFSLSGTLETVRGRGVVGQEPVLSKTLPAFQYSSHVSLQAPSGHMWGTFRMEREDGYAFDCRIPPFSLESKTEETPIPDVES, encoded by the exons ATGGAGCTCTCACGAAATTTCATCGTTTGTAATTTAAGACACTTCTTCCTGAGTTCAACTAAAAAATCATATGTGCAACAAACAAGATACATTAG ATTAGCAGAAGTTGGAAAACTCGAAACTCCCAAGTTGCAAGGAAAATATGAAACGGGTCAGTTGATCTTGCATAGGGTTTTTGGTTACCGGGGAGTAATTCTATTTCCATGGCTAGCAAGAGTATACGATAGGGATAtaccaaataaaaaagaaga CGATAGTAACTTTAACAGTGTGGGtaaagaagtaaaaggaaGGACACACACATTTTATCAGGTTCTAATAGATCAAAGAGATTGTCCGTACATA CGTGCTCAAACAGAAGCAGTCACATTTTTGGGTAATCACGAGAGTAGCCGCAGTCTATATGCAATACCAGGACTAGATTATGTTGCCCATGAAGATATTTTGCCATATACTACAAATGAGAAAACTGCATTGCAACATGAACTTTTTGATAAGTTTTTAACTTATGATTCAAACAGAGATCCATGTTTTATTGCACAAGAGACATTGAAAGCATGGCAAAAAAAGAACCATCCATGGTTAGAATTGTCCGATGTTCATAAAGAAACAACAGAAAATATACGTATTACTGTGATACCATTTTATATGGGTTGTAGAGAAAATCAAACTACATCCGTTTATTGg TGGCGATATTGCATTCGTTTGGAAAATTTAGGAGATTTGAGTGTACAATTAAGAGAAAGACATTGGAGAATATTTAGTCTTTCAGGTACATTAGAAACTGTCAGAGGAAGAGGAGTTGTAGGGCAAGAGCCTGTACTATCTAAAACCTTGCCCGCATTTCAATATAGTAGTCATGTCAGTTTGCAAGCTCCAAGTGGTCATATGTG GGGAACATTTAGAATGGAGAGAGAAGATGGATATGCATTCGATTGTAGGATACCACCTTTTTCGTTAGAATCGAAAACAGAAGAGACCCCCATACCAGATGTGGAATcatga
- the LOC124432639 gene encoding bleomycin hydrolase isoform X2 → MVVSILTADVLDQLRAKFYADNRNVQAQNVCTKTNPIEACISRKVLEETQHVFTHKIDTEGKPMTNQKNSGRCWIFATLNVIRTAFMKQYNLDEFEFSQAYLFFWDKVERCNYFLHNIVKTAKRGESVEGRLVSFLLHDPTCDGGQWDMIVNLINRHGLVPKSCFPESYSCEASIRMNSLLKSKLREYSKVLRGLVANGASEKELEGQIMEQMTVIYRIIGICIGIPSETITWEYYDKTKNYSCIGPITPIEFYEKYVKPYYNVDDKVCLVTDPRPSNPYGKLYTVDCLGNVIGGRPTLYNNQPPELLMKLCAESIKQNEPVWFGCDVNKRLIGKQGIHDIRAYDFELMFGTDVQIGLTKADRLLYGDSMMIHAMAFTAVSIDNENKIKKFRVENSWGEDHGQKGYHILTADWFSEFVFEAVVDRKFVPADVLAVFEQEPVTLPAWDPMGTLAQ, encoded by the exons ATGGTTGTCT CTATTTTGACAGCGGACGTACTGGATCAGTTGCGTGCAAAATTTTATGCAGACAACAGAAACGTGCAAGCACAAAATGTCTGTACAAAAACCAATCCTATTGAGGCTTGTATATCGAGAAAAGTTTTGGAAGAAACTCAGCATGTCTTCACTCATAAAATTGATACTGAAGGCAAGCCCATGACAAACCAAAAAAATTCTGGACGTTGTTGGATATTTGCAACTTTAAATGTTATAAGAACTGCTTTTATGAAGCAATATAATTTGGATGAATTCGAATTTAGCCAAGCTTACCTTTTTTTCTGGGATAag gTAGAACGATGTAACTACTTCTTGCACAATATTGTTAAAACTGCAAAACGTGGTGAATCAGTGGAAGGAAGATTGGTGTCATTTTTGTTGCATGATCCTACCTGTGATGGAGGTCAATGGGATATGATAGTTAATCTTATAAATCGTCACGGTCTTGTTCCAAAGTCATGTTTTCCAGAATCATATAGTTGTGAAGCTAGTATTCGTATGAATAGTCTCTTGAAAAGTAAATTAAGAGAATATTCTAAAGTTCTAAGAGGTTTAGTTGCTAATGGGGCTTctgaaaaagaattagaaggTCAAATTATGGAACAAATGACTGtgatatatagaataattggCATTTGCATTGGTATTCCTTCTGAAACTATAACATGggaatattatgataaaacgaaaaattatagCTGCATCGGACCAATAACACCTAttgaattttatgaaaaatatgttaaGCCATACTATAATGTTGATGATAAGGTGTGTCTGGTCACAGATCCAAGACCATCTAATCCTTATGGAAAACTTTATACAGTGGATTGTTTAGGAAATGTCATAGGTGGAAGACCAACGCTTTATAATAATCAACCACCAGAATTACTAATGAAATTATGTGCAGAAAGTATAAAACAGAATGAACCTGTATGGTTTGGATGTGATGTAAACAAACGATTAATAGGTAAACAAGGTATCCATGACATTAGAGCTTATGATTTTGAATTGATGTTTGGAACAGACGTACAGATAGGTCTTACAAAGGCAGATAGATTACTTTATGGGGATTCTATGATGATACACGCAATGGCATTTACAGCTGTATCTATTGAT aatgaaaataaaatcaagaagTTCAGAGTAGAAAATTCTTGGGGAGAAGATCATGGTCAGAAAGGCTATCATATTTTAACAGCTGATTGGTTTTCAGAGTTTGTCTTTGAAGCTGTCGTAGATAGAAAATTTGTACCTGCTGATGTTTTAGCTGTATTCGAGCAGGAACCTGTTACTTTACCAGCATGGGATCCAATGGGTACTCTTGCTCAGTGA
- the LOC124432639 gene encoding bleomycin hydrolase isoform X1 translates to MVVSAILTADVLDQLRAKFYADNRNVQAQNVCTKTNPIEACISRKVLEETQHVFTHKIDTEGKPMTNQKNSGRCWIFATLNVIRTAFMKQYNLDEFEFSQAYLFFWDKVERCNYFLHNIVKTAKRGESVEGRLVSFLLHDPTCDGGQWDMIVNLINRHGLVPKSCFPESYSCEASIRMNSLLKSKLREYSKVLRGLVANGASEKELEGQIMEQMTVIYRIIGICIGIPSETITWEYYDKTKNYSCIGPITPIEFYEKYVKPYYNVDDKVCLVTDPRPSNPYGKLYTVDCLGNVIGGRPTLYNNQPPELLMKLCAESIKQNEPVWFGCDVNKRLIGKQGIHDIRAYDFELMFGTDVQIGLTKADRLLYGDSMMIHAMAFTAVSIDNENKIKKFRVENSWGEDHGQKGYHILTADWFSEFVFEAVVDRKFVPADVLAVFEQEPVTLPAWDPMGTLAQ, encoded by the exons ATGGTTGTCT CAGCTATTTTGACAGCGGACGTACTGGATCAGTTGCGTGCAAAATTTTATGCAGACAACAGAAACGTGCAAGCACAAAATGTCTGTACAAAAACCAATCCTATTGAGGCTTGTATATCGAGAAAAGTTTTGGAAGAAACTCAGCATGTCTTCACTCATAAAATTGATACTGAAGGCAAGCCCATGACAAACCAAAAAAATTCTGGACGTTGTTGGATATTTGCAACTTTAAATGTTATAAGAACTGCTTTTATGAAGCAATATAATTTGGATGAATTCGAATTTAGCCAAGCTTACCTTTTTTTCTGGGATAag gTAGAACGATGTAACTACTTCTTGCACAATATTGTTAAAACTGCAAAACGTGGTGAATCAGTGGAAGGAAGATTGGTGTCATTTTTGTTGCATGATCCTACCTGTGATGGAGGTCAATGGGATATGATAGTTAATCTTATAAATCGTCACGGTCTTGTTCCAAAGTCATGTTTTCCAGAATCATATAGTTGTGAAGCTAGTATTCGTATGAATAGTCTCTTGAAAAGTAAATTAAGAGAATATTCTAAAGTTCTAAGAGGTTTAGTTGCTAATGGGGCTTctgaaaaagaattagaaggTCAAATTATGGAACAAATGACTGtgatatatagaataattggCATTTGCATTGGTATTCCTTCTGAAACTATAACATGggaatattatgataaaacgaaaaattatagCTGCATCGGACCAATAACACCTAttgaattttatgaaaaatatgttaaGCCATACTATAATGTTGATGATAAGGTGTGTCTGGTCACAGATCCAAGACCATCTAATCCTTATGGAAAACTTTATACAGTGGATTGTTTAGGAAATGTCATAGGTGGAAGACCAACGCTTTATAATAATCAACCACCAGAATTACTAATGAAATTATGTGCAGAAAGTATAAAACAGAATGAACCTGTATGGTTTGGATGTGATGTAAACAAACGATTAATAGGTAAACAAGGTATCCATGACATTAGAGCTTATGATTTTGAATTGATGTTTGGAACAGACGTACAGATAGGTCTTACAAAGGCAGATAGATTACTTTATGGGGATTCTATGATGATACACGCAATGGCATTTACAGCTGTATCTATTGAT aatgaaaataaaatcaagaagTTCAGAGTAGAAAATTCTTGGGGAGAAGATCATGGTCAGAAAGGCTATCATATTTTAACAGCTGATTGGTTTTCAGAGTTTGTCTTTGAAGCTGTCGTAGATAGAAAATTTGTACCTGCTGATGTTTTAGCTGTATTCGAGCAGGAACCTGTTACTTTACCAGCATGGGATCCAATGGGTACTCTTGCTCAGTGA
- the LOC124432643 gene encoding uncharacterized protein LOC124432643 isoform X2, translating into MEKSLKLIIHRSQIIFDNVSITWNSAIKYLHQNNEKGVKSKPNILDNKLHYKIIAVPLNQRGFNAYLVSLYVNSLIKSNTYRKTAIQVLLEHLSSMTHQANSKYIILIKLRTPKKQFLDYKWNERITKIILETRELDYAMSWLSTLGGAFSALGEEFQHCAQMAGKISIKQFQLALHLGNPLLVARCKLYAALSLIQQDHFLKGLLPSLSKSTHWIPCW; encoded by the exons atggaaaaatcattaaaactaataatacaCAGAAGTCagataatttttgataatgtCAGTATTACTTGGAATTCTGCGATTAAATATCTGCatcaaaataatgaaaaaggagTTAAATCAAAACCTAATATCCTCGACAATAAGttgcattataaaataatagcaGTTCCCCTAAATCAAAGGGGATTTAATGCATATCTTGTTTCATTATATGTTAACAGTTTGATAAAGTCAAATACTTATCGTAAGACTGCAATACAGGTTTTATTGGAACATTTATCTTCAATGACACATCAAGCCAactctaaatatataattttaataaaattacgtaCACCAAAAAAGCAATTTCTAGATTATAAATG gaatgagagaataacaaaaataatattagaaacaaGAGAATTAGATTATGCTATGTCATGGTTATCTACACTAGGAGGAGCATTTTCTGCCTTAGGCGAAGAATTTCAACATTGT GCTCAGATGGcaggaaaaatttcaataaaacaatttcaatTAGCACTACATCTTGGAAATCCCCTTCTCGTTGCTCGTTGTAAATTATATGCAGCCTTAAGTTTGATACAACAAG ATCACTTCTTGAAAGGACTATTACCATCACTGAGCAAGAGTACCCATTGGATCCCATGCTGGTAA
- the LOC124432643 gene encoding uncharacterized protein LOC124432643 isoform X1: MEKSLKLIIHRSQIIFDNVSITWNSAIKYLHQNNEKGVKSKPNILDNKLHYKIIAVPLNQRGFNAYLVSLYVNSLIKSNTYRKTAIQVLLEHLSSMTHQANSKYIILIKLRTPKKQFLDYKWNERITKIILETRELDYAMSWLSTLGGAFSALGEEFQHCAQMAGKISIKQFQLALHLGNPLLVARCKLYAALSLIQQGYFKTPKHMIKNIYKLAVDQNDTRLQNMYHFLKGLLPSLSKSTHWIPCW; this comes from the exons atggaaaaatcattaaaactaataatacaCAGAAGTCagataatttttgataatgtCAGTATTACTTGGAATTCTGCGATTAAATATCTGCatcaaaataatgaaaaaggagTTAAATCAAAACCTAATATCCTCGACAATAAGttgcattataaaataatagcaGTTCCCCTAAATCAAAGGGGATTTAATGCATATCTTGTTTCATTATATGTTAACAGTTTGATAAAGTCAAATACTTATCGTAAGACTGCAATACAGGTTTTATTGGAACATTTATCTTCAATGACACATCAAGCCAactctaaatatataattttaataaaattacgtaCACCAAAAAAGCAATTTCTAGATTATAAATG gaatgagagaataacaaaaataatattagaaacaaGAGAATTAGATTATGCTATGTCATGGTTATCTACACTAGGAGGAGCATTTTCTGCCTTAGGCGAAGAATTTCAACATTGT GCTCAGATGGcaggaaaaatttcaataaaacaatttcaatTAGCACTACATCTTGGAAATCCCCTTCTCGTTGCTCGTTGTAAATTATATGCAGCCTTAAGTTTGATACAACAAGGTTATTTCAAAACACCAAAACATatgatcaaaaatatatacaaacttGCAGTGGATCAGAATGATACACGTCTGCAAAATATGT ATCACTTCTTGAAAGGACTATTACCATCACTGAGCAAGAGTACCCATTGGATCCCATGCTGGTAA